One Campylobacter pinnipediorum subsp. caledonicus genomic window carries:
- the pheA gene encoding prephenate dehydratase codes for MQDIDDLRKDIDDIDDLILEKLNQRMKFVKKIGELKQTNGSPIYRPEREKAILNRLESYEDNLLNKSAIESIYLEIFAVSRNIEMPQKIAYLGPEGTYTYQAAESRFGAMSEYLALASIESVFTKLSQKEVKYGVVPIENNTEGAVGATFDCLAKFENVKIVSEIYLDIHHSFISLNENLKNIKTIYSHPQGYNQCRNFLESHMLSGVTFIAAKSTAHAAFLASKDKESAAICSKIAAKLYNVPIMFETIEDNMANRTRFFVLSDFKTNKTKHSKTSILAKTDHLPGSLADLLNLFKSENINLSKLESRPIKQREFRSLFFIDFDGHIDDDRVQNVLKSCKKIGIEVTWLGSYLNGDEG; via the coding sequence ATGCAAGATATTGATGATTTAAGAAAAGATATTGATGATATTGATGATTTGATTTTAGAAAAATTAAATCAAAGAATGAAATTTGTCAAGAAAATAGGGGAGTTAAAACAAACTAATGGCTCTCCTATTTATAGACCTGAGCGTGAAAAGGCTATATTAAATCGCTTAGAAAGTTATGAGGATAATCTTTTAAATAAATCAGCAATTGAATCAATATATCTTGAAATTTTTGCGGTAAGTAGAAATATTGAAATGCCACAAAAAATAGCATATCTTGGGCCAGAAGGCACATATACTTATCAAGCTGCAGAGAGTCGTTTTGGAGCAATGAGCGAATACCTAGCACTTGCAAGTATCGAATCAGTATTTACAAAGTTATCTCAAAAAGAGGTTAAATACGGAGTTGTTCCGATAGAAAACAATACAGAAGGTGCAGTCGGTGCTACTTTTGATTGTTTGGCTAAGTTTGAAAATGTTAAAATAGTTTCAGAAATTTATTTGGATATTCATCATAGTTTTATTAGTCTAAATGAAAATCTAAAAAATATAAAAACAATATATTCTCATCCACAAGGTTATAATCAGTGCAGAAATTTTTTGGAAAGTCATATGCTTTCAGGTGTTACTTTTATTGCTGCAAAATCAACAGCACATGCTGCCTTTTTGGCTTCTAAAGATAAAGAATCAGCCGCGATTTGTTCTAAGATAGCTGCTAAACTTTATAATGTTCCTATAATGTTTGAAACAATTGAAGATAATATGGCAAATAGAACTAGGTTTTTTGTTTTGAGTGATTTTAAAACAAATAAGACAAAGCACTCAAAAACATCAATACTTGCAAAAACAGATCATCTTCCGGGTTCTTTGGCTGATTTGTTAAATCTTTTTAAATCTGAAAATATAAATCTTAGCAAGCTAGAAAGCAGACCTATAAAACAGCGTGAGTTTAGATCTTTGTTTTTTATTGATTTTGATGGGCATATAGATGATGATAGAGTTCAAAATGTATTAAAATCATGTAAGAAAATCGGGATAGAGGTAACATGGCTTGGGAGTTATCTCAATGGAGATGAGGGATGA
- the lysA gene encoding diaminopimelate decarboxylase, whose protein sequence is MDYFGLAQKYDTPLYIYDFDKIALRYSDLKQAFSGRKSLVCYAVKANSNLSLLKFLASLGAGFDCVSVGEIKRALIAGAKPYQMIFSGVGKRDDEIKYALTNDIFMINLESEAELERVENIARELQKVARISIRVNPDVDANTHPYISTGLNENKFGVDIDTAKKMYIKAKKSDNLQPIGIHFHIGSQITDISSIIQASGIVSKLLTELKSVDIDIKFFDIGGGIGIVYNDERDVSLYDYAQGILKNLSGHDITIVCEPGRFLVGNAGEFLTKVLYEKRNKDKRFVIVDGAMNDLLRPSLYNAYHGISVVGKDKDHTICDVVGPICESGDFLAKNIKLPICESGDLIVVKSAGAYGFSMSSNYNTRPRVAEVAIISNKDKLIRKRESFDDVIALEKECLE, encoded by the coding sequence ATGGATTACTTCGGCTTAGCACAAAAGTATGATACTCCGCTTTATATATATGATTTTGACAAAATTGCTTTAAGATATAGTGACCTAAAACAAGCTTTTAGCGGTAGAAAATCTCTTGTTTGCTATGCAGTAAAAGCAAACTCAAACTTAAGTTTGCTTAAATTTTTAGCCTCTTTGGGTGCTGGATTTGATTGTGTTAGCGTGGGAGAAATAAAAAGAGCATTGATTGCTGGTGCAAAGCCTTATCAGATGATATTTAGTGGTGTTGGAAAAAGAGATGATGAGATAAAGTATGCTTTGACAAACGATATCTTTATGATAAATTTAGAAAGCGAAGCTGAACTTGAAAGAGTTGAGAACATCGCTAGGGAGCTACAAAAAGTAGCAAGAATTAGCATAAGAGTAAATCCAGATGTTGATGCAAATACTCATCCTTATATCTCTACAGGATTAAATGAAAATAAATTCGGTGTTGATATAGATACAGCTAAAAAAATGTATATAAAAGCAAAAAAATCAGATAACTTGCAACCAATAGGAATACATTTTCACATAGGTTCTCAGATAACAGATATAAGCTCTATAATACAAGCTTCTGGCATAGTAAGCAAACTATTGACTGAACTTAAATCAGTTGATATTGATATTAAATTTTTTGATATTGGTGGTGGTATCGGTATAGTTTATAATGATGAGCGAGATGTAAGCTTATATGATTACGCACAAGGAATTTTAAAAAATCTTTCAGGTCATGATATAACTATAGTGTGTGAGCCTGGTAGGTTTTTAGTTGGCAATGCCGGTGAGTTTTTAACCAAGGTTTTATATGAAAAGAGAAATAAAGACAAAAGATTTGTTATTGTAGATGGTGCTATGAATGATCTTTTAAGACCTAGTTTGTATAATGCTTATCATGGAATTAGTGTTGTTGGAAAAGATAAAGATCATACAATTTGTGATGTAGTTGGTCCTATATGTGAAAGCGGTGATTTTTTGGCTAAAAACATAAAGTTGCCTATATGCGAAAGCGGCGATTTGATTGTTGTTAAAAGTGCTGGGGCATACGGGTTTAGTATGAGTTCTAATTATAACACAAGACCTAGGGTTGCTGAGGTGGCAATCATAAGCAATAAGGACAAGCTTATAAGAAAAAGAGAAAGCTTTGATGATGTTATAGCTCTTGAAAAGGAGTGTTTGGAATAA
- a CDS encoding 50S ribosomal protein L25/general stress protein Ctc has product MLEGIVRESIGKKSAKALRRDGYLIANIYGKGLENVAAAFKVNEFIKEARKKETLAFDVKVGENVYKVVIVDYQRDAVTNNLKHVDLKVAIPGLVSKYLIPVKPYGTPIGLKNKGVLIQSKRRIAVKCTAENLPNSFDIDVSKLDIDDTILVRDIVVPDGVTMVDADRIAVLGVIKAR; this is encoded by the coding sequence ATGTTAGAAGGTATCGTTAGAGAGAGTATCGGTAAGAAGTCTGCAAAGGCTTTGAGAAGAGATGGTTATCTAATCGCGAACATTTATGGTAAGGGATTAGAGAATGTTGCAGCAGCTTTTAAAGTAAATGAATTTATAAAAGAAGCTCGCAAAAAAGAGACCCTTGCATTTGATGTAAAAGTTGGCGAGAATGTATACAAAGTCGTTATCGTTGATTATCAAAGAGATGCTGTTACAAATAATTTAAAACACGTTGATCTTAAAGTAGCTATTCCTGGTCTTGTTTCAAAATATCTTATACCTGTTAAGCCTTATGGCACTCCAATAGGTCTTAAAAACAAAGGTGTTTTAATACAATCAAAAAGACGTATAGCTGTTAAGTGTACTGCTGAGAATTTACCAAACTCTTTTGATATTGATGTTAGCAAACTTGATATAGATGATACTATATTGGTTCGCGATATTGTTGTTCCAGATGGTGTTACTATGGTAGATGCTGACCGTATAGCAGTTCTTGGGGTAATAAAAGCTAGATAA
- the pth gene encoding aminoacyl-tRNA hydrolase — translation MILIVGLGNPTEQYKNTRHNIGFMLIDKLLNSDFVDVSSSKFQGDVYKHKNTLLLKPNTYMNLSGNSVKAVNDFYKPDRIIVVHDDLDLSFGAIKFKKGGSSGGHNGIKSIDNLIGNDYERVRIGIGRAGNVTNFVLGDFNDNEKKILDDILEYAKNAILELIKNDISYASQKFTLKKWQNAV, via the coding sequence ATGATTCTTATCGTGGGGCTAGGTAACCCCACTGAACAATACAAAAATACTAGACACAATATCGGATTTATGCTTATAGACAAGCTTTTAAATTCCGATTTTGTGGATGTTAGCTCATCTAAATTTCAAGGCGATGTTTATAAGCATAAAAATACATTGCTTCTAAAACCAAATACTTATATGAATCTTTCCGGAAACAGCGTAAAAGCTGTTAATGATTTTTATAAGCCAGATCGCATTATTGTTGTTCATGATGATCTTGATTTAAGCTTCGGTGCTATTAAGTTTAAAAAAGGCGGTAGTAGCGGAGGCCATAATGGCATTAAATCAATAGATAATTTAATCGGAAATGATTATGAGAGAGTCAGAATAGGTATCGGTCGTGCTGGCAATGTTACAAATTTTGTTTTAGGTGATTTTAATGATAATGAAAAAAAGATTTTAGATGATATTTTAGAGTATGCTAAAAATGCTATTTTGGAACTTATAAAAAATGATATTTCTTATGCCTCGCAAAAATTTACACTAAAAAAATGGCAAAATGCTGTTTAG
- the fliG gene encoding flagellar motor switch protein FliG, with protein MAIKLSDQQKLIYDDLSMPEKIAILLIQLGEESTSLLFSHMDVDVITDISGYIATSKNIDKQVAGAILEEFYALMQSNQYMRSGGLEYAKEILYRTFGPEAAQKILDKLAKSMENTKSFGYLTKIKPQQLADFIVKEHPQTIALILAHMDATGAAETLAYFPDELRSDVVIRMANLGDISPSVIKRVSTVLEGKLESLTSYKVEVGGPRAVAEMLNRLGQKASKATISYIEQNDEKLANTIKELMFTFEDISTLNANAIREILKNVEKKDLMVALKGSSDSLKDKFLSNMSQRAAEAFKEEMGYLGAVRVKDVEDSQRRIVEAVQALAEQGVFQVGEADEMIE; from the coding sequence ATGGCTATAAAACTATCAGATCAACAAAAGCTCATATATGACGATTTATCAATGCCAGAAAAGATTGCTATACTTTTAATACAGCTTGGAGAGGAATCTACAAGTTTGTTATTTTCTCATATGGATGTTGATGTTATAACTGATATCTCAGGTTATATAGCAACTTCTAAAAATATTGATAAACAAGTGGCTGGTGCTATACTTGAAGAGTTTTATGCGTTAATGCAATCAAACCAATATATGAGAAGTGGTGGTCTTGAGTATGCTAAGGAAATTTTGTATAGGACATTTGGACCTGAAGCAGCTCAAAAGATTCTTGATAAATTAGCAAAAAGTATGGAAAATACAAAAAGCTTTGGTTATCTTACAAAGATAAAACCGCAACAACTTGCTGATTTTATAGTAAAAGAACACCCACAAACAATAGCTCTTATTTTAGCACACATGGATGCTACGGGGGCCGCCGAAACACTTGCTTATTTTCCAGATGAATTAAGAAGCGATGTTGTTATAAGAATGGCTAATTTAGGCGATATTAGCCCATCTGTCATAAAACGTGTATCAACAGTCCTTGAAGGTAAGCTTGAAAGTCTTACATCTTACAAGGTTGAAGTTGGTGGACCAAGGGCTGTTGCTGAAATGCTTAATAGACTAGGTCAAAAAGCTTCTAAGGCAACCATATCATATATAGAGCAAAATGATGAAAAACTAGCAAACACCATTAAAGAGCTTATGTTTACATTTGAAGATATTAGCACACTTAATGCTAACGCTATACGTGAGATTTTAAAAAATGTAGAGAAGAAGGATCTTATGGTTGCACTTAAAGGTAGCAGTGATAGCTTAAAAGATAAATTTTTATCCAACATGTCTCAAAGAGCAGCTGAAGCTTTTAAAGAGGAGATGGGGTATTTGGGTGCTGTTAGAGTTAAGGATGTGGAAGATTCCCAAAGACGCATAGTTGAGGCTGTTCAAGCACTAGCAGAACAAGGTGTGTTCCAAGTTGGTGAAGCAGATGAGATGATAGAATAA
- a CDS encoding LptF/LptG family permease, with amino-acid sequence MKLYSRYIGWIYFKTFLIIFLALELFYVGIDLLSNFKDLPVSAGLQLLYVGATFLTAISYTMPISLVLATVVCFIGIARSNEFVSFYALGVYKNSLIKIPFLISCAITVLYILLNFTSFAYMYDYQKSIKDGFSVKRNTTDSFLKFDGKFIYIKELNPLEQSISDIAIFDINNTTLNNIMFANNAKFSSDEWILNDTKTIVLPKKLQVGEKGLDIKTNSNVHSLKGFTPKNIQSANSDERISLSVLDTIDFITTFQGEGASINNAKSIFYTLTIAPLFAPILVFILYYHLPVVGRFFNLALASFVYVLVTLIIWGVLFILAKFSATGALIPELGIVMPVVLLAFYSIYLFRLNR; translated from the coding sequence TTGAAACTTTATTCTAGATATATTGGCTGGATTTATTTTAAGACATTTTTGATTATATTTTTAGCTTTGGAATTGTTTTATGTTGGGATTGATTTGCTTTCAAATTTCAAAGACTTACCAGTCTCTGCTGGTTTGCAACTTTTATATGTGGGCGCTACTTTTTTAACTGCCATATCATATACAATGCCCATTTCTTTGGTTTTAGCAACAGTTGTCTGTTTTATAGGTATAGCTCGTTCAAATGAGTTTGTAAGCTTTTATGCTTTAGGCGTTTATAAAAATTCTTTGATAAAAATTCCATTTTTGATATCATGTGCCATTACAGTTTTGTATATTTTGCTTAATTTTACATCTTTTGCATATATGTATGATTATCAAAAGAGTATTAAAGACGGGTTTAGTGTAAAAAGAAACACAACTGACTCTTTTTTAAAATTTGATGGAAAATTTATATATATTAAAGAACTCAACCCTTTAGAGCAAAGTATCTCAGATATTGCCATTTTTGATATAAACAACACAACATTAAACAATATTATGTTTGCCAATAATGCCAAATTTAGTTCAGATGAGTGGATTTTAAATGATACAAAAACTATAGTATTGCCTAAAAAATTACAAGTTGGAGAAAAAGGTTTAGATATAAAAACAAATTCCAACGTTCATTCGTTAAAAGGCTTTACTCCCAAAAATATACAAAGTGCAAATAGCGATGAAAGAATAAGCCTTTCCGTTTTAGATACCATTGATTTTATAACAACATTTCAAGGAGAGGGTGCATCTATAAATAATGCAAAATCTATATTTTATACTCTAACAATAGCACCATTATTCGCTCCGATTTTAGTTTTTATATTATATTATCATTTGCCTGTTGTGGGTAGGTTTTTTAATCTAGCATTGGCTAGTTTTGTATATGTGTTAGTAACTCTTATAATATGGGGAGTTTTATTTATACTTGCCAAATTTTCAGCTACTGGAGCATTGATTCCAGAGCTAGGTATTGTTATGCCTGTTGTTTTATTGGCATTTTATTCTATTTATCTGTTTAGGCTCAATCGTTAA
- the fliF gene encoding flagellar basal-body MS-ring/collar protein FliF encodes MDLKALLQQISQVYQKLSLRQKIVIASSVVVVVGFLVFLTLFKSKTNTYAGYSVLFENISANDSALIIDQLTKDGVDYKLVNEGTILVPNADVYKERISVATLGIPKESKIGFEIFDKQEFGATDVEQRVKYQRALEGELARTIESLAPITKATIRIAFPKETVFTERQSPPTASVVLELKSGGSLGAKQIFGIKNLVAASVTNLTLENVKIVNQDGVALGEEDGFDSEMIIQQIRYKKEFENNYEQKIINVLAPIVGGTNKVVAKVNIEFDFDKKDSQSEVYDPNNVVRSESNVEEKRQGRTKNDIQGVPGAVSNIGPVEGLDDNKLEEQYNKSSQQTNYEISKKITNVKGQFATILRVSAAVVVDGIYQNKKDENGNLLDEFEYISLNDSQKASITNLIKQAIGFNASRGDEVTLDNFEFKNLTRVSPTQKVNGFMQDYIIPFMPLLKYIFAIFLLYLFYKKVIVVFMQKMLEDIKEDEDDLGIDHLENLEIDDEDTLEKFKAAKKKVEEQLGLTGEFNEDELKYDVLLEKMKGIVQERSEEISILLQDMVKNDSDFNVRKEL; translated from the coding sequence ATGGATTTAAAAGCATTACTTCAACAAATAAGTCAAGTTTATCAAAAATTATCTTTAAGACAAAAAATAGTAATAGCTAGTTCGGTTGTTGTTGTTGTTGGTTTTTTGGTTTTTTTGACTCTGTTTAAGTCAAAGACAAATACCTATGCTGGATATAGTGTTTTATTTGAAAATATAAGCGCAAATGATTCAGCTTTAATTATAGATCAGCTCACAAAAGATGGGGTGGATTATAAACTTGTAAATGAAGGCACTATACTTGTTCCAAATGCTGATGTTTATAAGGAACGAATATCTGTTGCAACTCTTGGTATCCCAAAAGAGAGCAAGATTGGATTTGAAATTTTTGACAAGCAAGAATTTGGAGCCACAGATGTCGAGCAAAGGGTTAAATATCAAAGAGCATTAGAAGGTGAGCTTGCAAGAACGATAGAAAGCCTTGCTCCAATAACCAAGGCTACAATCAGAATAGCATTTCCAAAAGAAACGGTATTTACAGAAAGACAAAGCCCACCAACAGCATCTGTTGTGCTTGAGTTAAAATCAGGTGGTTCTCTTGGTGCAAAGCAAATTTTTGGTATTAAAAATCTAGTCGCAGCTTCTGTTACAAATTTAACCTTAGAAAATGTAAAAATAGTAAATCAAGATGGTGTAGCATTAGGTGAAGAAGATGGCTTTGATAGTGAGATGATAATTCAGCAAATTCGCTACAAAAAAGAATTTGAAAATAATTACGAACAAAAAATAATAAACGTGCTAGCACCAATAGTTGGCGGAACTAACAAAGTTGTTGCTAAGGTAAATATAGAGTTTGATTTTGACAAAAAAGACTCTCAAAGTGAGGTTTATGATCCAAACAATGTTGTTAGAAGCGAAAGTAACGTAGAAGAAAAAAGACAGGGCAGGACAAAAAATGATATCCAAGGTGTTCCTGGCGCTGTAAGCAACATAGGTCCTGTAGAAGGTCTTGATGATAACAAATTGGAAGAACAGTATAATAAAAGTTCTCAGCAAACAAATTATGAAATTTCTAAAAAAATTACAAATGTAAAAGGTCAGTTTGCTACTATTTTAAGAGTTAGCGCAGCCGTTGTTGTTGATGGTATTTATCAGAATAAAAAAGATGAAAATGGAAATTTATTAGATGAATTTGAATATATATCTTTAAACGACTCTCAAAAAGCTTCAATTACAAATTTGATAAAACAAGCTATTGGTTTTAATGCTAGTAGGGGCGATGAGGTAACGCTTGATAACTTTGAGTTTAAAAATTTAACAAGGGTCTCTCCAACCCAAAAAGTAAATGGGTTTATGCAAGATTATATTATTCCTTTTATGCCTTTGCTTAAATATATTTTTGCTATATTTTTGCTATATTTATTCTACAAAAAAGTTATCGTTGTATTTATGCAAAAGATGCTTGAAGATATTAAAGAAGATGAAGATGACTTGGGTATCGATCACCTTGAAAATTTAGAGATAGATGATGAGGACACCTTGGAGAAATTTAAGGCAGCCAAGAAAAAAGTCGAAGAGCAGCTTGGTCTTACTGGTGAGTTTAATGAAGATGAGCTTAAATACGATGTATTGCTTGAAAAGATGAAGGGTATAGTTCAAGAAAGAAGCGAAGAGATATCAATTTTGCTTCAAGATATGGTAAAAAATGACAGCGATTTTAATGTTCGCAAGGAGTTGTAA
- the fliH gene encoding flagellar assembly protein FliH, translated as MKSSVITNEIANKHFVENYRFKVLGSDMSNEKDKISHEQHTSSSSEDENNKNIEPQQNNINQQNIQSYETQNKSSNFDAGFVEELLKKTDELSSNMIKLQMQIENQESEFTKRLEAEVARAKEDGKNEGIAESNSAFDAKLKELNDKFNASIEKLAVKFNELDEFILKNEQDLAETSISIAKEVIGSEVEQKSEKIAYAVTKNLLQDIKDAKNITLRVNPDDGEYLKNAFLENSHIKIELDDAISKGGVVIISELGNIDATLQTRIEKLKTLME; from the coding sequence ATGAAAAGCAGTGTTATAACAAACGAAATTGCCAATAAGCATTTTGTTGAAAATTATCGTTTTAAAGTTTTGGGTAGTGATATGTCTAATGAAAAAGATAAGATTTCGCATGAGCAACACACCTCGTCTTCTTCTGAAGATGAAAATAATAAAAATATAGAGCCACAACAAAATAATATTAACCAACAAAATATACAGTCTTATGAAACTCAAAATAAATCATCAAATTTTGATGCAGGATTTGTTGAAGAATTGCTTAAAAAAACAGATGAGCTTAGCTCAAATATGATAAAACTTCAAATGCAGATAGAAAACCAAGAGAGTGAGTTTACAAAAAGGCTAGAGGCAGAAGTTGCAAGAGCAAAAGAAGATGGTAAAAATGAAGGCATCGCTGAGTCAAATTCGGCTTTTGACGCAAAACTTAAAGAGCTAAATGATAAATTTAATGCTTCCATTGAAAAACTCGCAGTTAAATTTAATGAACTTGATGAATTTATACTTAAAAACGAGCAGGACTTGGCCGAAACATCAATAAGTATAGCAAAAGAGGTTATTGGTTCTGAAGTAGAACAAAAATCAGAAAAAATAGCTTATGCGGTAACTAAAAATTTACTTCAAGATATAAAAGATGCAAAAAATATAACTCTTAGAGTAAATCCTGATGATGGCGAGTATCTAAAAAATGCTTTTTTAGAAAATTCACACATTAAAATAGAATTAGATGATGCTATTAGCAAGGGCGGTGTTGTTATTATAAGTGAGCTGGGCAATATTGATGCAACGCTTCAAACTAGAATTGAAAAATTAAAGACTTTGATGGAATAA
- the hisC gene encoding histidinol-phosphate transaminase codes for MKFNKILSNLKNYETGKPIELVVCEFGTNPEDVVKLASNENPFGVSKMVEQGMQEVFKNAYLYPDDSYYELKDVLANKHNVQSSNIIIGAGSDQIIEFCVHTKANKKSAVLMAGATFAMYEIYAKQVGAEIIRTKSKTHNLKELKELYKANKDKISIIFLCLPNNPLGECADAKDVYKFINKIKKNVLVVVDCAYMEFASFKDKDKLIQAKYLIENFENAIFLGTFSKAYGLGGMRIGYGIANKFIISELNKLRPPFNITTLSLRAAILALQDQNFVDECVKSNFLEMKRYETVADSLNIEYIPSYANFITLKFKEQNSTDICQNLLKKGIILRDLQSYGLNAIRITIGTSEQNTKVLEHLREILK; via the coding sequence ATGAAATTTAATAAAATTTTATCAAATTTAAAAAACTATGAAACAGGAAAACCAATAGAACTAGTTGTTTGTGAGTTTGGCACAAATCCAGAAGATGTTGTAAAATTAGCCAGCAATGAAAATCCTTTTGGTGTTAGTAAAATGGTTGAGCAGGGTATGCAAGAGGTGTTCAAGAATGCATATTTATATCCTGATGATAGCTATTATGAGTTAAAAGATGTTTTGGCAAATAAACATAATGTTCAATCCTCAAATATTATAATTGGAGCTGGAAGTGATCAGATTATTGAGTTTTGTGTGCATACAAAGGCAAATAAAAAAAGTGCTGTTTTGATGGCTGGTGCAACATTTGCTATGTATGAAATTTATGCCAAACAGGTTGGCGCTGAGATTATTAGAACAAAATCAAAAACACATAATTTAAAAGAGCTAAAAGAACTTTATAAGGCAAATAAAGACAAAATAAGCATTATATTTTTGTGTCTGCCAAACAATCCACTTGGTGAGTGTGCTGATGCAAAAGATGTTTATAAATTTATAAACAAAATCAAAAAGAATGTTTTGGTCGTTGTTGATTGTGCTTATATGGAATTTGCTAGTTTTAAGGATAAAGATAAGCTTATACAAGCTAAATATTTGATTGAAAATTTTGAAAATGCTATATTTTTAGGAACATTTTCAAAAGCTTATGGGCTTGGTGGAATGCGTATTGGTTATGGGATTGCAAATAAATTTATAATCTCTGAATTAAATAAATTAAGACCACCTTTTAATATAACAACTCTTAGTTTAAGGGCTGCTATTTTGGCATTACAAGATCAAAATTTTGTTGATGAATGTGTAAAGAGCAATTTTTTGGAAATGAAAAGATATGAAACTGTTGCCGATAGTTTAAATATAGAGTATATACCAAGCTATGCAAATTTTATAACTCTTAAATTTAAAGAGCAAAATAGCACAGATATATGTCAAAATCTCTTAAAAAAAGGTATAATTTTAAGAGATTTGCAAAGCTATGGTTTGAATGCTATTCGTATTACGATAGGCACATCAGAACAAAACACTAAAGTTTTAGAACATTTAAGGGAAATTTTAAAGTAA
- a CDS encoding type IV pilus twitching motility protein PilT: protein MLDNQHDVDVSKLDFKLRDELNAYLRQLIEREGSDLHIKSNSYIRGRFNGEMQIMSDKILSKQDGITLAKELLRTNFKDLVEQRNVDFTYKLNDDYRFRVNIFFQMDGVSAVFRTIPTKLPTMDDLKLPPVIKKICENFHRGIILVTGPTGSGKTTTLASMINHMNKTKKKHIITIEDPIEYVYSDEQCLINQRSVGQDARNFSEALRASLREDPDVILVGEMRDLETVETALHAAETGHLVLSTLHTVDAKETIGRVVSMFSKEEQNRVKMTLSSVLAAIISQRLVKTKDGKRRAAVEVLIKNIRIRDIIANNREDEIFTAISESKNTYGMQTFDQHLLELYEEGVIDREEALEKASRPNDLEIKIKNSNLAKQENVIGVKKHSQDDRFKDSIIALKQIQDGD from the coding sequence ATGCTTGATAATCAACATGATGTTGATGTTTCCAAGCTTGATTTTAAGCTAAGAGATGAGCTTAATGCTTATTTAAGACAACTTATAGAGCGTGAAGGAAGTGACTTACATATTAAATCAAATAGCTATATTCGTGGTAGATTTAATGGCGAAATGCAAATTATGAGTGATAAAATTTTAAGTAAGCAAGACGGGATTACTTTAGCAAAAGAGTTGCTTAGAACAAATTTCAAAGATCTTGTAGAGCAAAGAAATGTTGATTTTACTTATAAATTAAATGATGATTATAGATTTCGCGTAAATATATTTTTTCAAATGGATGGCGTTTCTGCAGTTTTTAGAACTATTCCTACAAAACTTCCAACAATGGATGATTTAAAACTTCCACCTGTTATCAAAAAAATATGTGAAAATTTCCATAGAGGTATCATCTTGGTTACTGGACCAACAGGGAGCGGAAAAACAACAACCCTTGCTAGCATGATAAATCATATGAATAAGACAAAAAAAAAGCATATTATAACAATAGAAGATCCTATCGAATATGTTTATAGTGATGAACAGTGTCTTATAAATCAACGTTCAGTAGGGCAAGATGCCAGAAATTTCTCAGAAGCATTGCGAGCATCTTTGCGTGAAGATCCAGATGTTATATTGGTTGGTGAAATGAGAGATCTTGAAACAGTAGAAACAGCTTTACACGCAGCAGAAACAGGACACTTAGTGCTTTCCACTCTTCATACAGTAGACGCCAAAGAGACTATTGGTCGTGTAGTTAGTATGTTTTCTAAAGAGGAACAAAATAGGGTAAAAATGACACTTTCTTCCGTGCTTGCTGCTATAATTTCTCAAAGACTTGTAAAAACAAAAGATGGAAAAAGAAGAGCAGCTGTTGAGGTTTTGATTAAAAATATAAGAATAAGAGATATAATCGCAAACAACAGAGAAGATGAAATTTTTACAGCTATTTCTGAAAGCAAAAATACCTATGGTATGCAGACATTTGACCAGCATTTATTAGAGCTTTATGAAGAGGGCGTTATAGATAGAGAAGAAGCTCTTGAAAAGGCTAGTAGACCAAATGACCTTGAAATCAAAATAAAAAATTCAAATCTTGCTAAGCAAGAAAATGTGATAGGTGTTAAAAAGCATTCTCAAGATGATAGATTTAAAGATAGTATAATTGCACTTAAACAAATTCAAGATGGTGACTAA